The Candidatus Cloacimonadota bacterium genomic interval TGTTCCCAAGGTTCTGCTTGGAAACGAGAATAGATTTCTTCGACTCGAAAGAGTAACTTATAATGAATAGTGAAAATTTTATAAATCCCTCTAACTCCCCTTTGTAAGGGGAAGGGTTGAGGATGGGATACGGAAATTAAATGAAAAATTTTAACGAAAAAGTATTTAAGGCAATCACTCATATTGCGGCTTTATTTACAATTGCCTGTCTTGGTGGAATTATTATCACACTATTTCACGAAGGTTTCCCAATCCTTAAATACGCCGGTTTAACAGAATTTTTTGGAATTGAATGGCATCCAACCCTTTATCCGGCTGATTTTGGAATTACAGCCTTAATAGTTGGTTCGATTGTAGTAACGCTGGGAGCTTTATTGATTGCGATACCATTTGGAGTTGGTTCTGCGATATATATTTCCGAAATTGCCGGAAATAGAACAAAAGAGATAATAAAACCGTTTATTGAACTTCTTGCCGGTATTCCTTCAGTGGTTTACGGTTTATTTGGAATGGCTTTTCTTGCTCCGTTTATGATAAAAGTATTTGGCATTCCAAACGGATTGAATGCACTTTCCGCTTCGATTATACTCGGAGTGATGGTAATTCCGATTATTTCGAGTATGAGTGAAGATGCAATTTCTACAGTTCCCAAAAGCCTGAGAGAAGCTTCTCTTGCTCTGGGAGCTACCAAATGGGAGACAATTATCAAAGTTGTTTTACCGGCAGCAAAAACCGGAGTTATGGGAAGTATAATTCTCGGTTTTGGACGTGCAATTGGGGAAACTATGGTAGTAATTATGGTTGCCGGAGGAGCTGCTCAGATTCCTTCAAGCCTTTTTCAACCTGTACGACCAATGACAGCTGCTATTGCTTCCGAAATGGGAGAGACTGTAATCGGAAGTCCTCACTTTCACGCTTTATACGGAATTTCCGTCGTGTTGTTCATTATCACTTTCATCTCTAATTTTATCACGGAATTTGTCTTTCTGAACAGGAGAAACAGATGAACAGGCGCAAATTGAACCAACTTCTCGGGATTAATCTGCTTCGATTTTTCCTGTTATGCACTGCAATGTTTCTCATAGTATTTCTTTATGTAATCTTCAGCAAAGGTTGGGGAGTGATAAGTTGGGAATTTCTTAGCAAATCTCCGCGAAAGTTTATGACGGAAGGTGGAATTTTTCCGGCAATAGTCGGAACTTTTTGGCTAACTGTTCTTTCCATAGCAATTTCATTTCCTCT includes:
- the pstC gene encoding phosphate ABC transporter permease subunit PstC, translating into MKNFNEKVFKAITHIAALFTIACLGGIIITLFHEGFPILKYAGLTEFFGIEWHPTLYPADFGITALIVGSIVVTLGALLIAIPFGVGSAIYISEIAGNRTKEIIKPFIELLAGIPSVVYGLFGMAFLAPFMIKVFGIPNGLNALSASIILGVMVIPIISSMSEDAISTVPKSLREASLALGATKWETIIKVVLPAAKTGVMGSIILGFGRAIGETMVVIMVAGGAAQIPSSLFQPVRPMTAAIASEMGETVIGSPHFHALYGISVVLFIITFISNFITEFVFLNRRNR